One window from the genome of Enterobacteriaceae bacterium Kacie_13 encodes:
- the rplM gene encoding 50S ribosomal protein L13, producing the protein MKTFTAKPETVQRDWFVVDATGKTLGRLATELARRLRGKHKAEYTPHVDTGDYIIVLNAEKVAVTGNKRNDKIYYHHTGHIGGIKQATFEEMIARRPERVIELAVKGMLPKGPLGRAMYRKMKVYAGNEHTHAAQQPQVLDI; encoded by the coding sequence ATGAAAACTTTTACAGCTAAACCGGAAACCGTACAACGTGACTGGTTCGTAGTTGACGCTACCGGCAAGACCTTAGGTCGCCTGGCCACTGAACTGGCCCGCCGTCTGCGTGGCAAACATAAAGCGGAATACACTCCGCACGTTGATACTGGTGATTACATCATCGTTCTGAACGCAGAAAAAGTTGCTGTTACCGGCAACAAGCGTAACGACAAGATCTATTACCATCACACCGGCCACATCGGTGGTATCAAGCAAGCGACCTTTGAAGAGATGATCGCTCGCCGTCCTGAACGCGTGATCGAGCTCGCGGTTAAAGGCATGTTGCCAAAGGGCCCGTTGGGTCGTGCAATGTACCGTAAAATGAAAGTTTACGCGGGTAACGAGCACACTCATGCGGCGCAACAACCGCAAGTTCTTGACATTTAA
- the mlaF gene encoding phospholipid ABC transporter ATP-binding protein MlaF produces the protein MSQSESNLVEIKGMSFVRGDRPIFEEINMTVPRGKITAIMGPSGIGKTTLLRLIGGQLTPDSGEIWFDGDNIPTLSRRKLYESRKKMSMLFQSGALFTDLNVFENVAFPLREHSKLPEALLRSTVTMKLEAVGLRGAGELMPAELSGGMARRVALARAIALDPELIMFDEPFVGQDPITMGVLVKLIDELNHALGVTCIVVSHDVPEVLSIADYAYIVAAQHVIAEGTPEELQNNPDPRVRQFLDGIADGPVPFRFPAGDYKAELLG, from the coding sequence ATGAGTCAAAGCGAGTCGAATCTGGTTGAGATCAAGGGCATGAGCTTCGTGCGCGGCGATCGTCCCATTTTCGAAGAGATAAACATGACGGTGCCGCGAGGCAAAATCACCGCCATTATGGGGCCTTCAGGGATCGGTAAAACGACGTTGCTGCGCCTGATTGGCGGTCAGCTGACGCCGGACAGCGGTGAAATCTGGTTCGACGGGGACAACATTCCGACTCTTTCGCGCCGCAAGCTGTATGAGTCCCGTAAGAAAATGAGCATGTTGTTTCAGTCCGGTGCATTGTTTACTGACCTCAATGTGTTCGAGAATGTGGCGTTTCCGCTGCGCGAACACAGTAAATTGCCCGAAGCCTTACTGCGCAGCACGGTGACCATGAAGCTGGAAGCGGTGGGTTTGCGCGGTGCTGGTGAACTGATGCCTGCTGAATTATCCGGCGGAATGGCCAGACGCGTCGCACTGGCGCGTGCTATTGCGCTTGACCCGGAACTTATCATGTTCGATGAGCCGTTCGTCGGGCAAGATCCCATCACTATGGGCGTGCTGGTTAAACTGATTGATGAGCTGAACCATGCGCTTGGCGTCACCTGTATCGTGGTGTCTCACGACGTGCCCGAAGTACTGAGCATTGCGGATTACGCCTATATCGTGGCTGCACAACATGTCATTGCTGAAGGAACGCCTGAGGAGCTACAAAACAATCCTGATCCGCGCGTTCGTCAGTTCCTTGACGGCATTGCCGATGGACCGGTGCCTTTCCGTTTCCCGGCCGGTGATTACAAAGCCGAGTTGCTCGGATAA
- a CDS encoding DUF1043 family protein, protein MTWEYALIGLVVGIAIGAVAMRFGNRQLRDQQVMKNELEKSKAELDEYRQELTGHFARSAELLDNMATDYRQLYQHMAKSSNNLLPDMPAQDNPFNYRLTGSEADNDQAPVQMPRDYSDGASGLLRGERPVRK, encoded by the coding sequence ATGACCTGGGAGTATGCACTCATTGGATTAGTGGTCGGTATCGCAATTGGTGCGGTGGCGATGCGCTTTGGCAATCGTCAATTACGCGATCAGCAAGTGATGAAAAATGAGCTGGAGAAAAGCAAAGCAGAACTCGACGAATACCGTCAAGAACTGACCGGCCACTTTGCGCGCAGCGCCGAACTGCTCGATAACATGGCGACGGATTACCGCCAGCTTTATCAGCACATGGCGAAGAGCTCCAACAACCTGTTGCCGGACATGCCTGCACAGGATAATCCGTTTAACTACCGTCTGACCGGTTCTGAAGCCGACAATGATCAGGCACCGGTTCAGATGCCACGCGATTACTCTGATGGTGCATCGGGTCTGCTGCGCGGCGAACGTCCTGTCCGTAAATAA
- the murA gene encoding UDP-N-acetylglucosamine 1-carboxyvinyltransferase — protein sequence MDKFRVQGGTRLNGEVIISGAKNAALPILFAALLAEEPVELQNVPHLKDIDTTIKLLGQLGTKIERNGSVFVDASGVNEFCAPYDLVKTMRASIWALGPLVARFGRGQVSLPGGCAIGARPVDLHITGLEQLGATIVLEEGYVKASVDGRLKGAHIVMDKVSVGATVTIMSAATLAEGTTIIENAAREPEIVDTANFLNTLGAKITGAGTDKITIEGVARLGGGVYRVVPDRIETGTFLVAAAISGGKVTCREARPDTLDAVLAKLREAGGDVEVGEDWVSLDMHGKRAKAVTFRTAPHPGFPTDMQAQFSLLNLVAEGTGVITETIFENRFMHIPELIRMGAHAEIEGSTLICHGVEKLSGAQVMATDLRASASLVLAGCIAEGVTVVDRIYHIDRGYERIEDKLRQLGAKIERFKGE from the coding sequence ATGGATAAATTCCGTGTACAGGGTGGGACGCGCTTAAACGGCGAAGTCATCATCTCTGGTGCAAAAAATGCCGCACTTCCTATTTTGTTTGCCGCACTGCTCGCAGAGGAGCCGGTTGAACTTCAGAACGTTCCTCACCTGAAAGATATTGATACCACCATCAAGCTGCTCGGTCAGCTTGGCACCAAAATTGAACGCAACGGTTCTGTGTTCGTGGATGCCAGCGGTGTGAACGAATTTTGCGCGCCATACGATCTGGTGAAAACCATGCGTGCCTCGATCTGGGCACTCGGTCCTCTGGTCGCGCGTTTTGGGCGTGGTCAGGTTTCCCTGCCGGGCGGCTGTGCGATTGGCGCGCGTCCTGTGGACCTGCACATTACCGGGCTGGAGCAGTTGGGCGCGACGATCGTGTTGGAAGAAGGCTACGTGAAAGCCTCTGTCGATGGCCGCCTGAAAGGCGCGCACATCGTGATGGATAAAGTCAGCGTGGGCGCGACCGTTACCATCATGAGTGCTGCCACACTGGCTGAAGGTACTACCATCATTGAAAACGCCGCACGTGAGCCGGAAATTGTTGATACCGCCAATTTCCTCAACACGCTGGGCGCAAAAATTACCGGCGCGGGTACGGATAAAATCACCATCGAAGGCGTTGCACGTCTGGGTGGCGGTGTGTACCGCGTGGTCCCTGACCGCATCGAAACAGGGACTTTCCTGGTGGCGGCGGCGATTTCCGGTGGCAAAGTGACCTGCCGCGAAGCGCGCCCTGACACGCTGGATGCCGTGTTGGCTAAACTGCGTGAAGCCGGCGGCGACGTGGAAGTCGGCGAGGACTGGGTCAGCCTGGATATGCACGGCAAACGGGCTAAAGCGGTCACCTTCCGCACTGCGCCTCATCCGGGTTTCCCGACCGATATGCAGGCGCAGTTCAGCCTGCTGAATCTGGTGGCAGAAGGCACCGGTGTTATCACCGAAACTATCTTCGAAAACCGCTTCATGCATATTCCTGAGCTTATTCGTATGGGTGCTCACGCGGAAATCGAAGGCAGCACGCTGATTTGTCATGGCGTTGAAAAGCTGTCTGGCGCGCAGGTGATGGCGACCGATTTACGCGCATCAGCCAGCCTGGTTCTGGCGGGTTGTATCGCAGAAGGCGTCACCGTGGTTGACCGTATTTATCATATCGATCGTGGCTATGAGCGTATCGAAGATAAACTGCGTCAGCTGGGTGCGAAAATTGAGCGTTTCAAAGGCGAGTAA
- the sspA gene encoding stringent starvation protein A: MAVAANKRSVMTLFSGPTDIFSHQVRIVLAEKGVSVEIEQVEMDHLPQDLIDLNPYRTVPTLVDRELTLFESRIIMEYLDERFPHPPLMPVYPVARGESRLMMHRIENDWYSLMRQIENGTAAEADAARKQLREELLAIAPIFSYMPYFKSEEFSLVDCYLAPLLWRLPEMGIELSGTGSKELKGYMTRVFERDAFLASLTEPEREMRLHTRG; this comes from the coding sequence ATGGCTGTCGCTGCCAACAAACGTTCGGTAATGACGCTGTTTTCCGGCCCGACCGACATTTTTAGCCATCAGGTACGTATCGTACTGGCCGAAAAAGGTGTCAGTGTCGAGATTGAGCAGGTTGAGATGGATCACCTGCCCCAGGATCTTATTGACCTCAACCCTTATCGCACCGTCCCAACGCTGGTCGATCGTGAGCTGACGCTGTTCGAATCCCGTATCATCATGGAATATCTTGATGAGCGTTTCCCGCATCCACCATTGATGCCGGTCTATCCGGTAGCGCGTGGCGAGAGCCGTCTGATGATGCACCGCATCGAAAACGACTGGTATTCTCTGATGCGTCAGATTGAGAACGGTACCGCCGCCGAAGCCGACGCAGCGCGTAAGCAATTGCGCGAAGAGTTGCTGGCCATCGCACCGATCTTCTCTTACATGCCTTACTTCAAGAGTGAAGAATTCAGCCTGGTCGATTGTTATCTAGCTCCGCTGTTATGGCGTTTGCCAGAGATGGGCATTGAGCTGTCTGGCACCGGCTCTAAAGAGCTGAAAGGCTATATGACACGCGTCTTTGAACGTGATGCATTCCTGGCTTCCCTGACCGAACCCGAGCGCGAAATGCGTTTGCACACACGGGGTTAA
- the mlaE gene encoding lipid asymmetry maintenance ABC transporter permease subunit MlaE — MFTKALASVGRRGIQTCVSFGRAGLMLFRALVGKPQFAKQWPLLIKQLYSVGVLSLLIILVSGLFIGMVLGLQGYLILTTYSAEASLGMMVALSLLRELGPVVTALLFAGRAGSALTAELGLMKATEQISSLEMMAIDPLRRVVAPRFWAGLISMPLLTAIFVAVGIWGGSLVGVDWKGIDSGFFWSAMQTAVDWRTDLLNCLIKSLVFAITVTWIALFNGYDAIPTSEGISRATTRTVVHSSLAVLGLDFVLTALMFGN, encoded by the coding sequence ATGTTTACTAAGGCGCTAGCCTCAGTTGGGCGTCGCGGGATACAAACCTGCGTCTCTTTTGGCCGTGCGGGTCTGATGCTCTTTCGGGCACTGGTCGGTAAGCCACAATTCGCCAAGCAGTGGCCGTTGCTCATCAAGCAACTCTACAGCGTTGGCGTACTTTCCCTGTTGATCATCCTGGTGTCCGGCCTGTTTATTGGCATGGTGCTAGGGCTACAGGGCTATCTGATTTTAACCACCTACAGTGCTGAAGCCAGCCTGGGCATGATGGTCGCGCTTTCTTTGCTGCGCGAGCTTGGCCCTGTGGTGACCGCCTTACTGTTTGCCGGTCGTGCCGGTTCTGCCTTAACCGCAGAGCTGGGCCTGATGAAAGCGACGGAGCAAATCTCCAGTCTGGAAATGATGGCGATCGATCCGCTGCGCCGCGTTGTGGCACCGCGTTTCTGGGCCGGTCTGATTTCCATGCCTTTGCTGACGGCAATATTTGTCGCTGTTGGGATCTGGGGCGGATCGCTGGTCGGCGTGGACTGGAAAGGTATCGACAGCGGTTTCTTCTGGTCAGCGATGCAAACCGCGGTAGACTGGCGGACTGACTTGCTTAACTGCCTGATTAAAAGCCTTGTTTTCGCGATCACTGTGACCTGGATTGCGCTGTTCAATGGCTATGATGCGATCCCGACGTCCGAAGGGATCAGCCGGGCAACGACACGTACTGTGGTGCATTCGTCACTGGCGGTGCTGGGATTAGATTTTGTGCTGACAGCACTGATGTTTGGAAATTAA
- the rpsI gene encoding 30S ribosomal protein S9, giving the protein MAENQYYGTGRRKSSAARVFIKPGSGNIVINQRSLEQYFGRETARMVVRQPLELVDMVTKFDLYITVKGGGISGQAGAIRHGITRALMEYDENLRGELRKAGFVTRDARQVERKKVGLRKARRRPQFSKR; this is encoded by the coding sequence ATGGCTGAAAATCAATACTACGGCACTGGTCGCCGCAAAAGCTCCGCCGCTCGTGTTTTCATCAAACCGGGTAGTGGTAACATCGTAATCAACCAGCGTAGCCTGGAACAGTACTTTGGTCGTGAAACTGCCCGCATGGTAGTTCGTCAACCTCTGGAACTGGTCGACATGGTTACTAAATTTGACCTGTACATCACTGTTAAAGGTGGTGGTATCTCTGGTCAGGCTGGCGCTATCCGTCACGGTATCACCCGTGCACTGATGGAATATGACGAAAATCTGCGTGGCGAACTGCGTAAAGCAGGCTTCGTTACTCGCGATGCTCGTCAGGTTGAACGTAAGAAAGTCGGTCTGCGTAAAGCACGTCGTCGTCCTCAGTTCTCCAAGCGTTAA
- the mlaB gene encoding lipid asymmetry maintenance protein MlaB, whose translation MSDALRWECQPPLLTLQGCLDRETLLPVWDARKSLLAGVTRLDVSGLVRVDSSGLALLVHLRQEASQQGGSLTLEGVTDRLSTLIALYNLQDIIPAGSFAHAAGQ comes from the coding sequence ATGAGTGATGCCCTGCGCTGGGAATGCCAGCCGCCGCTGCTGACGTTGCAGGGCTGCCTGGATCGCGAAACGCTGTTGCCGGTCTGGGATGCGCGTAAATCGCTGCTGGCCGGCGTCACGCGTCTGGATGTCTCCGGGCTGGTTCGTGTGGATTCTTCCGGTCTGGCGTTGCTGGTTCATTTGCGTCAGGAAGCCAGTCAGCAAGGAGGGTCCCTGACCCTTGAAGGTGTTACCGACCGGTTGAGTACGCTGATTGCGCTGTATAACCTTCAGGACATTATTCCTGCTGGTTCCTTCGCTCACGCGGCCGGTCAGTGA
- a CDS encoding Do family serine endopeptidase yields the protein MKKKSFLLSVLAVSLGLTFASTPMASAALPMAVQGQPLPSLAPMLEKVLPAVVSVQVSGTQPPSTDVPPEFKFFFGQQDPEPNQGAQPFEGLGSGVIIDAAKGYVLTNNHVVNNADKITVQLNDGREYKAKLIGKDDQSDIAVIQLIDAKNLTQIAMADSDALQVGDFAVAVGNPFGLGQTVTSGIISALGRSGLNLEGLENFIQTDASINRGNSGGALLNLRGELIGINTAILSSQGGSIGIGFAIPVNMAKNLSHQLIEFGEVKRGLLGIRGSEMTPELAQAFKLDSQRGAFVNEVLPDSAAAKAGIKSGDVLITLQGKTLSSFAELRAKVGTAGPGVVMQIGLLREGKPITINVTLAQSPAVEVSLEKINPALQGVTLSDVDAKTGKGVKVEDVKKGTPAEQVGLEKDDVIIGINRESTDNLAAFRKILETKPDLIALSIMRKGQNMYLLMP from the coding sequence ATGAAGAAAAAGTCTTTTTTGCTCAGTGTCTTAGCTGTTAGTCTTGGATTAACCTTCGCTTCTACGCCAATGGCAAGTGCTGCTTTGCCGATGGCCGTTCAAGGGCAACCTCTGCCTAGTCTGGCGCCAATGCTTGAAAAAGTATTGCCCGCCGTGGTTAGCGTTCAGGTTTCAGGCACACAGCCGCCAAGTACGGACGTACCTCCCGAATTCAAATTTTTCTTTGGTCAGCAAGACCCGGAACCTAATCAGGGTGCGCAGCCGTTCGAAGGGCTGGGCTCAGGCGTCATCATTGATGCCGCCAAAGGCTATGTCCTCACCAACAACCATGTGGTGAACAATGCCGACAAAATTACCGTCCAGCTCAACGATGGTCGTGAATATAAAGCCAAACTGATTGGCAAAGACGACCAGTCAGACATTGCTGTGATCCAGCTGATTGACGCGAAAAACCTGACGCAAATCGCGATGGCTGATTCAGATGCCTTGCAGGTGGGTGATTTCGCCGTCGCGGTCGGAAATCCCTTCGGACTGGGGCAGACCGTCACGTCGGGGATTATTTCCGCACTCGGACGCAGCGGGCTGAATCTCGAAGGGCTGGAAAACTTTATTCAGACGGATGCTTCCATCAACCGTGGCAACTCCGGTGGCGCACTGCTGAATCTGAGAGGCGAGCTCATCGGGATCAACACCGCGATCCTCTCGTCTCAGGGTGGCAGCATCGGGATTGGTTTTGCTATCCCCGTAAACATGGCGAAAAACCTGAGCCACCAGTTGATTGAGTTCGGCGAAGTTAAACGTGGCCTGCTCGGGATCCGCGGAAGCGAAATGACCCCCGAACTGGCACAGGCGTTTAAACTGGACAGTCAGCGCGGCGCATTCGTCAATGAAGTGCTGCCCGACTCAGCGGCGGCCAAAGCGGGAATAAAATCCGGCGACGTATTAATTACGTTGCAGGGCAAAACTCTCAGCAGCTTCGCAGAGCTGCGCGCCAAAGTCGGTACTGCCGGACCTGGCGTGGTAATGCAAATTGGTTTACTGCGCGAAGGAAAGCCGATAACCATCAATGTCACGCTGGCCCAAAGCCCGGCGGTGGAAGTCAGCCTTGAGAAGATCAATCCGGCACTGCAAGGCGTGACGCTCAGCGATGTGGATGCAAAAACCGGTAAAGGTGTGAAGGTGGAAGACGTCAAAAAAGGCACACCGGCTGAACAGGTGGGTCTGGAGAAAGACGATGTGATCATCGGCATAAACCGTGAATCCACCGACAATCTGGCGGCGTTCCGCAAAATCCTTGAAACCAAACCGGACCTGATCGCTCTGAGCATTATGCGCAAAGGGCAAAATATGTACCTGCTGATGCCGTAA
- the zapE gene encoding cell division protein ZapE, translating to MQPKSPLILYQNAVDAGEFQPDAVQKQAVAQLDAIYQALSASTAPPVQPASRGGLFGRLFSKAPVKTSQRPVQGLYMWGGVGRGKTWLMDLFFHSLPGERKLRLHFHRFMLRVHEELTQLQGQEDPLEVIADRFKAETDVLCFDEFFVSDITDAMLLATLLQALFARGITLIATSNIPPDLLYRNGLQRARFLPAIDLIKEYCDVLNVDAGIDYRLRTLTQANLWLSPSGAETTDAMYSMLGKLTGNHSGSADTKPVLEVNHRPMQAIAAVDGVLAVEFHTLCEEARSQLDYIALSKIYHSVLLHNVPVMGADSENAARRFLALVDEFYERHVKLVISAAVPMFEIYQGERLKFEYQRCLSRLQEMQSEEYLKRPHLP from the coding sequence ATGCAACCCAAATCACCCCTTATCCTTTATCAGAACGCTGTTGATGCCGGAGAGTTCCAGCCGGACGCCGTTCAGAAGCAGGCTGTGGCCCAGCTTGATGCCATTTATCAGGCGCTGAGTGCCAGCACAGCACCCCCTGTTCAACCCGCCAGCCGCGGCGGCCTGTTCGGACGCCTGTTCAGTAAAGCACCGGTAAAAACCTCGCAGCGTCCGGTTCAGGGATTATATATGTGGGGCGGAGTAGGGCGAGGCAAGACCTGGCTGATGGATTTGTTTTTCCACAGTCTGCCGGGTGAACGTAAGCTGCGCCTGCATTTTCACCGTTTTATGCTGCGTGTGCATGAAGAGCTGACGCAGTTACAGGGGCAGGAAGATCCGCTGGAGGTGATCGCCGATCGCTTCAAGGCCGAAACCGACGTCCTGTGTTTCGACGAGTTCTTTGTTTCTGATATCACTGATGCCATGCTGCTGGCGACATTGTTACAGGCGCTGTTTGCCCGTGGTATCACGCTTATCGCTACGTCTAACATTCCGCCGGATCTGCTGTACCGCAACGGGCTGCAACGCGCGCGCTTCCTGCCGGCAATCGATCTGATTAAAGAATACTGCGACGTGCTGAATGTTGATGCGGGTATTGACTATCGACTGCGCACACTCACACAGGCCAATCTGTGGCTTTCACCGTCGGGTGCGGAAACGACCGATGCCATGTATTCAATGCTAGGCAAGTTGACCGGCAATCACAGCGGCTCAGCCGATACAAAACCGGTGCTGGAAGTTAATCATCGCCCGATGCAGGCAATTGCCGCTGTTGACGGCGTGCTGGCGGTAGAATTTCATACCCTTTGCGAAGAAGCGCGCAGCCAGCTCGACTACATCGCGCTGTCGAAAATCTATCACAGTGTGTTGCTGCATAATGTGCCGGTAATGGGCGCGGACAGCGAGAATGCAGCACGGCGTTTTCTGGCGCTGGTGGATGAGTTCTATGAACGTCACGTGAAGCTGGTGATCTCTGCCGCGGTGCCCATGTTTGAAATATATCAGGGCGAGCGGCTGAAATTCGAATATCAGCGCTGCCTCTCGCGCCTGCAGGAGATGCAGAGCGAGGAATATCTGAAACGACCGCATCTTCCTTGA
- the ibaG gene encoding BolA family iron metabolism protein IbaG translates to METNEIKEVLMNALALDEAHITGDGSHFQAIVVGAMFDGMSRVKKQQTVYAPLMEYIADNRIHALSIKAYTPEEWARDRKLSGL, encoded by the coding sequence ATGGAAACGAATGAAATTAAAGAAGTGCTGATGAACGCTTTGGCACTGGATGAAGCCCACATTACTGGCGATGGCAGTCATTTTCAGGCCATTGTCGTTGGTGCGATGTTTGATGGCATGAGCCGCGTGAAAAAACAGCAGACCGTTTACGCCCCGCTGATGGAATACATCGCCGACAATCGAATTCACGCACTGTCTATCAAGGCGTATACCCCAGAAGAATGGGCGCGTGACCGTAAACTGAGTGGGTTATAA
- the degS gene encoding outer membrane-stress sensor serine endopeptidase DegS: MFVKLLRSAVIGLIVAGILLAAVPMLRKNITEPLFTRDFTQTSEEPVSYNSGVRHAAPAVVNVYNRNMGNSSQNELQIRTLGSGVIMNDNGYILTNKHVINNADQIIVALQDGRVFEALLVGSDSLTDLAVLKINAGNLPVIPINPNRNPHVGDIVMAIGNPYNLGQTVTQGIISATGRIGLSPSGRQNFLQTDASINQGNSGGALVNSLGELVGINTLSFDQSNDGATPEGIGFAIPTALATKVMGKLIRDGRVIRGYIGISGREVSPLHGPNSGLDRIQGIVVNEVTANGPAANAGMRVSDVIVNVNNKPAVSAIETMDQVAEVRPGTVIPVEIMRNGDKLTLQVTVQEYPDH; the protein is encoded by the coding sequence ATGTTTGTTAAGCTATTGAGATCCGCTGTTATTGGTCTGATTGTTGCCGGTATTTTGCTGGCGGCGGTGCCTATGCTGCGTAAAAACATCACAGAACCGCTGTTTACACGTGATTTTACCCAAACCAGCGAAGAACCGGTCAGCTATAACTCAGGCGTACGCCACGCCGCGCCGGCGGTAGTTAACGTATATAACCGCAACATGGGTAACAGCTCGCAAAACGAATTACAGATCCGCACGCTGGGTTCCGGCGTGATCATGAATGACAACGGCTATATCCTCACCAACAAGCACGTGATCAACAATGCTGACCAGATTATTGTCGCGTTGCAGGATGGCCGGGTATTCGAAGCGCTGCTGGTCGGCTCCGATAGCCTGACCGATCTGGCCGTGCTGAAAATCAACGCCGGGAATTTGCCAGTCATCCCGATTAACCCGAACCGCAATCCGCACGTCGGCGACATCGTGATGGCGATCGGCAACCCGTACAATCTCGGGCAGACGGTGACACAAGGTATTATCAGCGCCACAGGCCGTATCGGCCTCAGCCCGTCCGGTCGTCAGAACTTCCTGCAAACCGATGCCTCGATCAACCAGGGTAACTCCGGCGGCGCGCTGGTCAATTCGCTCGGCGAGTTGGTAGGCATCAATACGTTGTCCTTTGACCAGAGCAACGACGGCGCGACGCCGGAGGGGATCGGCTTTGCCATCCCTACCGCACTGGCGACAAAAGTGATGGGTAAACTGATCCGCGACGGGCGCGTTATTCGTGGTTATATCGGGATCAGCGGCCGCGAAGTGTCACCACTGCACGGGCCGAACAGCGGGTTGGATCGCATTCAGGGTATCGTCGTGAACGAAGTGACAGCCAACGGTCCGGCCGCCAATGCCGGTATGCGGGTCAGCGACGTCATTGTTAACGTGAATAACAAACCAGCAGTTTCCGCTATCGAAACAATGGATCAGGTCGCTGAAGTGCGCCCCGGCACCGTCATCCCGGTGGAAATCATGCGCAACGGTGACAAACTGACATTGCAGGTCACCGTGCAGGAATATCCCGACCACTGA
- the mlaD gene encoding outer membrane lipid asymmetry maintenance protein MlaD, whose translation MQTKKSEIWVGAFMIIALIAVVFLCLKVADIRSIGSEPTYRISADFDNIGGLKSGSPVKVGGVVIGRVSSITLDKNYSPRVEMNIDQKYNQIPSTSTLAIRTSGLLGEQFLALNIGFEDPEMGTTILKEGGVIQDTKSALVLEDLIGQFLYKSGDGKADPDVGEAPAANATPAPDANTAPQPAAQ comes from the coding sequence ATGCAAACGAAAAAGAGTGAAATCTGGGTTGGCGCATTTATGATTATCGCATTGATTGCGGTGGTCTTCCTGTGTCTGAAAGTCGCTGATATCCGCTCCATCGGTTCGGAACCCACTTACCGTATTTCTGCGGACTTCGACAATATCGGTGGCCTTAAAAGCGGTTCACCGGTGAAAGTGGGCGGCGTAGTGATCGGTCGTGTCAGTAGCATCACGTTGGATAAAAATTATTCTCCGCGTGTCGAAATGAATATTGACCAGAAGTACAACCAGATCCCAAGCACCAGTACGCTGGCGATCCGTACCTCCGGTTTACTGGGCGAACAATTCCTGGCACTGAACATTGGTTTTGAAGATCCTGAGATGGGAACGACTATCCTTAAAGAGGGAGGCGTCATTCAGGACACCAAATCAGCGCTGGTTCTTGAAGACCTGATAGGTCAGTTCCTTTACAAGAGCGGTGATGGAAAGGCCGACCCTGATGTGGGCGAGGCACCTGCTGCAAATGCCACACCTGCACCTGATGCTAATACCGCGCCACAACCGGCTGCGCAGTAA
- the mlaC gene encoding phospholipid-binding protein MlaC, translated as MFKRLVIAALLVVMAPIANAAVDKTNPYSVMNEAANRTFTRLKNEQPKIKQDPNYLRQVVRDELLPYVQIKYAGALVLGRYYQQATPAQREAYFAAFSDYLQQAYGQALALYNGQSYQVQPEQSYADKDIIAIRVTITDPNGRPPVRLDFQWRKNSRTGEWQAYDMIAEGVSMISTKQNEWADILRQKGIDGLTARLKQAAAQPITLDQK; from the coding sequence ATGTTTAAACGTTTAGTAATTGCTGCGCTGCTGGTGGTGATGGCTCCGATAGCCAATGCCGCTGTGGATAAAACCAATCCCTACAGCGTGATGAATGAAGCAGCGAACAGGACTTTCACCCGTCTTAAAAACGAGCAGCCGAAAATTAAGCAGGATCCCAACTATCTGCGTCAGGTCGTGCGCGACGAGCTTCTGCCGTATGTGCAAATCAAATATGCCGGTGCGCTGGTGTTAGGTCGTTATTACCAGCAGGCTACTCCTGCGCAGCGTGAAGCCTACTTCGCGGCGTTCAGCGATTACCTGCAGCAGGCTTATGGCCAGGCGCTGGCGCTGTACAACGGTCAGAGCTATCAGGTTCAGCCTGAACAGTCTTACGCCGACAAAGACATCATAGCTATCCGCGTGACCATCACCGATCCAAACGGCCGTCCTCCGGTTCGTCTGGACTTCCAGTGGCGTAAAAACAGCCGTACCGGTGAGTGGCAGGCATATGACATGATTGCCGAAGGCGTCAGCATGATTTCCACCAAGCAAAATGAATGGGCGGATATCCTGCGTCAGAAAGGGATTGATGGTCTGACTGCACGTTTGAAACAGGCTGCTGCACAACCGATTACTCTGGATCAAAAATGA